Genomic segment of Paenibacillus sp. FSL R5-0623:
GCATCATGGCGATCGAAGTGGTGATCCGCAACAACAAGGAACTGATCCGAGGGGTAGACCGGGCAAAGAATGTAACGATCTCGGCATTGAAGATTGCCGTTACAGTAGCGAGTGCTTTGTATAATCAGAAGATTGTATTGCAGAAGATTGAATTGCTGAACCAGACAACCAACGATCTGATCGCCGGAACATCCAAGATGCTCAAGGATCAGGGGATTGCCATTCAGAAGCAGGCGTATGAAGCCAGCATCTCCGTGGATACGATGAAACAGGCGTTTACCGATGTGTTGTCAGCACTCGATTCAATCAGTCTTTATAAGCAGGAAGCTCTGCCAAGAATGCGTGAGACGATTAACCAGTTCCGTGAACTTGCGGATACCGGCGAGCAGCAGATTCAGCGATTAGAGAAAGGGCAGAAGCTGGGGCTGTAATCAGAAAAGAGAGAAATAAATACGCATTAAATTGTTATCTTTATTTCTATAATTAGAAAAAGCGACCGTTCCTCATTAAGCATGGGGAATGGGCGCTTTCTGGGCTTCTATGAAGATTATTACTAACTGTCATACCCCAAGCTTCTTGCATAAGCGTATAACTGTTGTTCGCATTGATCCATTAGAACACTAGCGGTGTTTACTTTGGCATTACCCTGTTTTAGTAACGTGTAATTCACTTTGTTCTTGGATACTGCCTTTTGGTACAACAGGTATCCTTCGAGCTGAGTGTAGCTTGCCTTAACAAATGTGGCGTGGATTTTCTTGATTTGCGGGTTGGTAGGCTTGATTTGTTTTGCCTTGGATACCAATTTAGTATAATTGGGGATCACTGTATTCGTAAGTTTAAGATACATGGACTTGCGATTGGTTGAAGTTACTTGGGTGTCGATGCTTTCCAAAGCTGTGAAGGCCTTGGCCTCATAAGTTTCAAGAGCAAATAACTGATTAGTGTACTCTTTAAATTCTGCATAACTCTGATCTAAATCTGAATATGTAGAGGTTGCTACTTTGGCTGCATCAGCAGAAGTGGCTGGAGAGAGAAGCACTCCGCCAAGCAAAATAAAACTGGTAATCAATGATATAATCCACGACTTCTTCAAATGTAATGTCATCCTCCTTTTGTTTGTAGTCCATTGGATAACCTAACATATAAATACCAGAAATTACAGGAATGCATTTACATAATTTTGGTGGTGAAGTTTTCTTAAAATCACTCTAAATCATCCTGCTATAGGGAAAATGAGACGATTCAGAATTTCAGTTTCTCAACACGACATTATCCGGCTTGTAATGGATGATCTTGAACAACTCCTCGGCCATGTAAGCGGGGCTGTGCTTGAAATCTTGTCTGATCCACTCCATGATCATGCCGAATATCGCATGAGATTGGTAGCTTGCCAATATTTCATGGTTGATGTGCTGCGGGAAGATGTGGTTCAGATCCTGTAAGGCCAGATCCCGAAGAACATCACAGATCATACGCTGGAAGTTGGAGGAGGCCTCAGATTTCACAACCAATGTGTAGAATTGTGCATGTTGGTGCACATGCTCAAATATAGTGATCGCCGAAGAGGGCATCAGATTGACTTGGAACTCTTCCTCATCCTGATAGGGTTTACGAAAAGAAGTCACCAGATCCTGAATCACATCATTGATGATCTCATTGAACAGGTCTTCCTTGTACTGATAATGTCTGTAGAAAGTTCCCCGATTCAGGTCGGCTCGCTGCACAATATCCGTAATCGAAATTTCTTTAAAGGGATGTTTTTGCATCAAGTGGATGAGTGCATCCTTCAGTGCAGCTTTTGATTTTTTAATTCTTCGGTCCATCGAATTCAGAGTTTCAGACATCTATTTTCCTCCTCGCGAGTTCATTTTATTAGTTAAAGTACATTCAGGCTTGTAAGTGTTGTTTAACGTACAACTGGGCAAGCTTTTACTGATTGAAGTAAAACGCTATGACTTATTATACTAAGGATAAGAGTTAATGAACATTTGTTTGTTAACTTATTGTAAACGAATACACAAAGGAGGATACATGGAATGAAACTTCAAGATAAAGTTGCAGTTGTTACAGGTGCTGGTTCAGGTATGGGGAAAGCAATTGCCACGTTGTATGCTCAAGAAGGCGCGAAAGTCGTCGTATCGGATATTAACGAAGAATCCGCACAAGCGGTAGTTAATGATATTAAAGCACAGGGCGGAGAAGCAATTGTCGTTCTGGCCAATGTAGCCAAAGAAGAAGATGTGCAAAGTCTGATCGATACCACAGTTAGCACATACGGTACAGTAGATATTCTGGTTAACAATGCGGGAATTATGGATGGCATGGAGCCGGCAGCAGATGTAACGGATGAGAAGTGGGAGAGATTGTTCGCTGTGAACACAACCAGTGTGATGCGGACAACGCGTAAAGTATTGCCGATTTTCCTGGAAAAACAAAAAGGTATCATTGTGAACATTGCTTCGGCAGGGGGCCTACATGGCGGACGTGCAGGGGCAGCCTATACGGCGTCCAAACATGCGGTTGTGGGCTTCACCAAAAATACAGGGTACATGTATGCTGAGCAAGGCATTCGCTGTAATGCGATCGCTCCAGGCGCTGTGGCAACCAATATCAGCTCCTCCATGACAGGTATTAGCCATTTCGGTGCAGGGCGGCAACAGCTCGGGATGGCAATTAACCCACGCATTGGGACGAGCGAAGAGATCGCCAAAGTGGCTTTGTTCCTTGGATCAGACGAGTCCAGCTTCGTGAACGGAACTGTCGTTACGGCAGATGCTGGCTGGAGCTCTTATTAATCCATTCAAGTGCAGTCGAGCATGGAGTACAGAAATAGTGTGTGAATTAAGGAAGCCGCATGAGTATATGCGGCTTCTTTTTTTGCACCTATGCACCTACGTACGGTGGATAACAGCATCGTATTCCGTGTAGGACAAACGTTTGCATTACTACGCGAATACTCGAAATGAATCAATCTAAGGGTGGCTTTGGCTTGGAAAAGAGTGAGGATTCGCGCACGATCAGACGATGGGGGATAATGACCGGATTATGAAGCTGTGGTTCCCCACTAAGAATTTTTAACAGTACCTGAACGGCTGTATAACCAAGCTGATAAGTCCCGATGTCGATAGAGCTTAGGGGTGGAGAAGCCAGTTCCGATAATGCAATATTGTTAAAACTGACCACACTGATATCTTCAGGCACCAGATAATGAAGCTCCGCAAGAGCTCTCAATACCCCGAAGGCCACATTGTCATCGATGACAACAATTGCGGTGGGTCTGTCCGGCAAGGACATGAACAGCGACATCGCTCTAAATCCACTCTCCTGCAGAAATTCGCCTTCCACAATCCAGTCACTATCCGCATCCAGCCCGGCGTGGGCAAGCGCTTTTTGGTATCCTAACATGCGATCATGCGATAACGTAATGTCCGGAGGACCGCTGACAAATCCGATTCGAGTATGGCCCTGAGCGATCAGATGATGAGTCGCATCATAAGCGGTCTGCACATTATCGTTATCCACCATGGGGGCATTTGGATGAGCTTCACTGCGACCGATTAACACAAAAGGAAACTTTTCCGCTTCCAAAAAAGAAATGATGGGATCGTCTCGTTTGGACCCAAGCAGTAGAATGCCATCCACTCTACGGCCATGAACAAGGCGAGATATCGCATGTAGTTCATTGTCTGATGATGTTTCGGTTGTTAGCAGCAATTCATAATTCATACGGGTGGCATGTGTAATAATACCTCGCAGCAGTTCCCCGAAAAAGTAATTCTGAAACAACTCTTCTGCAGGACGCGGAAGCATAATGCCAAGGGTATGTGTTGTTTTGGAAACCAGGCTCTTCGCGATGATGTTGGGATGGTAGTTTAATTCTTTCATGATTTGCTT
This window contains:
- a CDS encoding TetR/AcrR family transcriptional regulator, whose protein sequence is MSETLNSMDRRIKKSKAALKDALIHLMQKHPFKEISITDIVQRADLNRGTFYRHYQYKEDLFNEIINDVIQDLVTSFRKPYQDEEEFQVNLMPSSAITIFEHVHQHAQFYTLVVKSEASSNFQRMICDVLRDLALQDLNHIFPQHINHEILASYQSHAIFGMIMEWIRQDFKHSPAYMAEELFKIIHYKPDNVVLRN
- a CDS encoding SDR family oxidoreductase, encoding MKLQDKVAVVTGAGSGMGKAIATLYAQEGAKVVVSDINEESAQAVVNDIKAQGGEAIVVLANVAKEEDVQSLIDTTVSTYGTVDILVNNAGIMDGMEPAADVTDEKWERLFAVNTTSVMRTTRKVLPIFLEKQKGIIVNIASAGGLHGGRAGAAYTASKHAVVGFTKNTGYMYAEQGIRCNAIAPGAVATNISSSMTGISHFGAGRQQLGMAINPRIGTSEEIAKVALFLGSDESSFVNGTVVTADAGWSSY
- a CDS encoding LacI family DNA-binding transcriptional regulator, with protein sequence MITIKDIAKLAGVSPSTVSRVISNHPRISTKTSLKVKQIMKELNYHPNIIAKSLVSKTTHTLGIMLPRPAEELFQNYFFGELLRGIITHATRMNYELLLTTETSSDNELHAISRLVHGRRVDGILLLGSKRDDPIISFLEAEKFPFVLIGRSEAHPNAPMVDNDNVQTAYDATHHLIAQGHTRIGFVSGPPDITLSHDRMLGYQKALAHAGLDADSDWIVEGEFLQESGFRAMSLFMSLPDRPTAIVVIDDNVAFGVLRALAELHYLVPEDISVVSFNNIALSELASPPLSSIDIGTYQLGYTAVQVLLKILSGEPQLHNPVIIPHRLIVRESSLFSKPKPPLD